In Ornithodoros turicata isolate Travis chromosome 1, ASM3712646v1, whole genome shotgun sequence, the DNA window AGAGTCATGCACGAGggttagttaggttaggtgttctgacatatttcgttctcgcgagagttcgagaaaggggaactaacaccggtacatgcgcaatagagcggagatgagtctctcCTGAACCGCaaggtacagtgaaccctcgttaatatgacacccgataatctgacatacgcgctttacgaccatataCTCTtgggcagggatgggcagtaatacccatattttgtattataatactaatacataatacttcctagaaattggtattataatactaatacgtaatactttgattctgaggtattataatacataatactaatacttctgtgtattacatgagtaatactagtaatacattgatacgtaacttggggagaaagaaaggaaaagaaaatcaGAAATCTATATAATTTTCGCATTACTTATCGAGCCAGTGATTCTCCAATGACGTGTTATTTCAGATGCTTACATGTTTAGCATATTCTCAAAGGGTAGCCCTCTATAGGGCATGCCTTTTCCGAATATGATGAGATAGCGCTGGTCAATTCGATCACAGTGAACAgcttgctctcagtgtggaagaGTCTTCATTTCGTCCACcctggacgataaaatgtgggccgttcaaaagtGTGTAACTGCCCATAGTGCAACCCCGTACAGGGGCGCCCGGACTGGACGCAATCTTTCATACCACAGAGGGCTTGCAATGCGATAATTCATCTTTACGGACGCTGGAATGGACGGAATGCGAGGAAgcctccagtaacctctggcaCTGAGGTCACTCCCTTTGGGATTGTTTGAGGCAAAGGAATAATAGGGACCTTGTTGGTGTCCAGATGTTTGTGGGACACGAAAAATTGCTCATAAAGTGCACCGGTGACACCTAGGAGGTCTTACATATGACCTCTGGGAAggtattacaccttcaaaagtattataatagaTGTAATACTTcgattttgtgtattataatacagatacaaatacatttcaaaaatgagtattataatacataatacaaatactcaaaagtattacagtaatagtattataatacaaagtattactattactgcccacccctgctcctggggaacaatgcagaaACCTCTACAAATCTccttcgttaatatgacaattccgcattatgaccaaaattttcgggaacgaccatggtcataataacgagggttcactgtatatacatatcgcccacgcgccgctgcgcgctgccttcccaagggGGCAAGCACCGAGCTCAGAGCGGCTTGCCTGGCAGAGAGACACAGCCGCTCCCGTTCAAGTGTACCTCCTTActctctccaccaattagctgcgtcgttttcctcgctgcgctgtgctctttagtaaatgtaaatacgcctccgggcctcgagaacacgtagagcagaggcgggctgggaccgggcctgagcatggaaacagtcgggtacgggctgggcctgGGCCGGGCCCTGAAATCTGGGGTCTGGAAATCCATAaaagacgtcgggcccgggccgggtgcgggtcgtagcagccgggcctgaaaattaggcccgtgcagtgctctagtcggCATTTTGCCTCCCGACCGTCGGCGTTTGCGCGGTATTTGGGTACTTCTTTCGCACTTGCGCAATGCAGTGGTAACGTCAATATCGGCTCTACCGAAAACCTGTGGCCGGCGTACTAAAATTTAGAAATTTTGCGTTGTTTGAATGTCGTAACCAACGTTCCCGcgcaatttgcgcacccccaacTTTTCCGACTTTTTTTTGGAGAAAAAGTGTgaaaattatgcgagtaaatacggtacttGGACATTGCTCTTCTACGTACTACGATGTCACATACGAAGCTCACTGGCAGTCACGCCCACGTACAGAATATACCTTGTCCCAGTCCaatcatttatttgtttgttggcTGGCGTTCAacgtttttcttcattttttctttttttttttaattttgacTGTTGTGCATTTGTAGCAAGCtcgtacaagatactcaaaggTCCAGGCAGAAAAGCAACTAGTAGAGTCCTATATACTCAAATCCCAACACTATTCGAGTGCAGTACTAAATGCTCCCAAAGTAGTGAATTAGTGTAAGGGAACTTCCTTGACAGACCATAACTTACATACCCAGAACCTTAACACTCGTGCTGTCCAGCACGCCGCACATTCACTAAACCTGAGGCGTTTCTCCAAGAGAGGCATCTCTGAAAAAGGACTTTGATGCCCCGCAACATTTAAGTATTTAAGTTCGGCTCTGAAGCCTGACATTTAGAAAGCAGTTCGAAATAATTGTATACTAAGATACCAAATTGTTCCCAAAAGTACTTGAAGCTACAGAAACTTGAGTGGAGTATTTAAGTTATAGCAAGTCTGGTGTGAAGTGTGGCATTGCCCGTAAGCGTTTGCGTTACGATGTCTGGTTGAAAAGGATACGGTGTGGGTACTGGGCACGTGTAGGTGACTAGGTGGCACAAATGTCaccacagttccccttgaagtcggcccaacaCGCATATTAACCcatctgtcccccactccttcttgctgtcctgtCTCCACCTCTCCATGTCTGTccactgctcatagccacagttgcttcgcggcgctaacactaaataaaaaaattactAGGTGGCACCATTGTAACAATGGATTATTAGTCTGAGCGTTGTCGGAATTAGTGCTAACCAAATATTTAATCTTTTGCAACGTTTTGGAGCTCCGTTCTGAATCCCGAATCAATTTCTCTTTTTCGGGTGAAATCATTTGGATACTGATTTAAATCGTGTCGAATATCAGTGATTTAAAACATGATTAAAATCAGCAATTTAAATCGATCCTCCCTGCCTGCGACGAACTCAAGGAGTACCCGGATTTCAAGGTGTTCACATCGTCAGATGATCGTGATAGGGATGCATTGTGTGCAAGTTTTACCGCATTAACAGTAAGCGTTTTTGCAAGGCAACTTCTCATTAGTTTTGTGGGTATGTCGTATGAGTATCAGAGTGAGCCGTCGCTTTCTCCGAATTTCAGATATGAACTCAGTTGTAAAAAGACAAATGGCGAAAAATTCTGAATTCTATGGAGATAATGCGCTAAGAAAAAACACCCTCTGAACATGCCAAGAAATAAACTTCGGGAACTCAGAACCCTCATAGCATGTGAGACATTGTGTCACCTGTCACATGTCTACAGAACGAACTTATCCTGAAGTTATAAGCCACACTTTGTTTGTGGAACAGTGTATTCTTATATACAATAATGGGCTTTGGTGGGCATGGTGAACAGTTTTCAATGTGCTCCCTTGGCTAGATGGCGTTGCTCTTTCAATATGGTAGCATCCATGGGAAAACGGTGGATAAAATGCAATCAAACAACTGAAACAACTACTGAAACAACTGAAATGTTTACACACTGTTTTACCTTGGCAGCAACGTCTCAGTGTGTGTCCGCAAGTGTGTCCGCGTCTTTCAGGTCTGAGGCTCGGTGCTAGAATAGTCTTTTCGCTGGAATGTCGGAACATTCCTTGGTTACCTTGGAACAGAATTTGGTGGTGTACATCAAAAGTACGACCTTAACCTCTGGGCACTCATACAACATATAGATGTTAACTCTTATTGACACACAAGACCCACAAAACACGAAGGACCTGACGACAATGAATGCTCTGTGTCAGGGCATTTGTGTCGTCAggtcctttgtgttttgtgtcgCATGGTGAACATGACTGGACATCGAttctactaaaagcgctaaaaacatgGACATGTAGTGTCGCAATGTCCCGTGGGCATGTGCCACTGATTGGGAATTTTTCTCTAGCTCTTACGGTACTTGTTAGTGTAGGGCATCTCCCCTTACCTCAATTGAATGGCTATCTACAAGAATTGTGTGAGTGAAAATTTGTACTTTGGAGAAATGGGAAAAACTGGAAATGAAATACTGAAAAACTTTCATGCAgccaaaattaatccacagactgacCACTGTAGTGTCGCTTGTGATCACAGTTGTTTCTCGGTGAAAAACCACGAATTATCGTTATCATCATACTTTAGATCATCATGCCTTGATAGGGTATGAACATGTCTTTAGATTAGTATGGCATCCTCGAAGATTCTTATAGTTCTGTAACCCCGTATGTCATTTATTGTGCAGGCTTTTAAAGCATTCCACATGCTACATCCGAAACCGAACTGTGCCTTTACCTCCGAACGCATCAACGAGAACGTCCTCATACTGTATACCTTGCAGAAAAGGAAATGAATGgcgaagaaaaaagagaaacccACCCTGAAAAATTGGAAGATGACAAGGTGCCAATTACGGAAGGTAAGGAGGTAGTGTAATGTCACCATCTCACTCAGGTGAAACGGCAGGTTCGGTTAGTCTAGTACATAGTTTCCTAAAGAGCAGGAAGGTAGGTGGTTGACTGCAAACGTTATGCAGCTGATTAGTCTCATAGGTTAGGGTTAACTATGTGACACAAAACATTTATGAGGTGACCGACACAAGAATTACATacaaggggtgttcaagtcaaactgggacttttcatttttagcaaaagtaaaatgaacttacaggcgagaaattagttttatttttcaacgtaatctccagctgcactaatgcacttgtctcagcgtttcacgagggcttggatgccagccgcttagaaatccttaccggcgcgtagcagccatgatcggaccgcattcttgacctcgtcgtcgcagctgaagtggcggcccccaaggaactccttcagtggcccgaagagatggaaatcgctgggggcgaggtctggactgtaagggggatgtggcagcaactcccagccaagttcctgtaaggtgcctgtCGTGATATGCgcagtatgcgggcgtgcattgtcctgtaggagggggaactcctttggtgatgaggcccggccgcttttgcttcagcgccttatgtacatccctgagaacctggcagtaatatgcactattgatggtggtaccactgggcagaaaatcaacatgaacaacgccagccttgtcccagaaaaccgtggccatgaccttacccgcagacggggtgcttcggaacttcttgggagctggcgagcctggatgcttccactgttttgatgcgcgtttagactcaggggTGAAATGgcgcacccacgtttcatcgcacatgatgatccgatcaaggaacggctgccCTTCAGTGTCGAAATGGTACCTTAGcgcttgggagatttccagtcttctctgccggtcaaacacggagagctgtctcgggacccaacgggcactaactttccgaaactggaggtgttcatgaatgatagtgttcaacgttcccacagaaaggtcagtctttcgagccagttcgagacatgttattcgtcggtccttgaggatcaggcgttccacaagttggatgttctcggAAACTCTGAActctgggctctgagccgccccggccgggatcgtcctgcactgatgtacggctgtctcggaaccgtttgcaccactcaaacgctttgctgcggctaagtgtaccgtggccatactgagccagaagtcttctgtgaatttcagatgactttacgccttcattcacgagaaatttcatgacaattcgctgttcgatgtgcacgctCACCtcattgtcggccatcttgtctagcacgtgtcttctgttttgcacaaactttggaccaccacgtggtgaacgcagaggcctgtcgtgtgtgaaaatgacgaaaaagaagtagcgcgagccatttgtacactcaggagacagaaagtcccggtttgacttgaacacccctcgtatttccAATCAGTAGAAATAATAGAAGGTAGCTTTCCGTGTCCTTTAGGACTTACACTTTTTGGTCTAtaccagtgtttcccaaagtgtggtccgcggacccctgggggtccgcgaccgtctctcacatttcagtgaggattttcctCTTCACAAACAcccgctcgtacatgctgcccgatttccaaacacccagaacgtccaaaattgctacaagaatgcttcaacggctagcttctaatttctgatagaaaagtcctgcaatgcacgtttgtccgcgtcatacacatacaaacaagaagaagacaccagtccggaatcgcttctgaagctgtatcgaaagcacgcagcagctgacgaggttgctggttatgcactggctgtgacggtgtgtgtttgtgtgtgtgtgtgtgtgtgtgggggggggggggggggggggggggtacgtgaattggttctcatcgcttccgggggtctgTCACCgtcaaaagtttgggaaacactggtctaTACCATTATGTAAAGTCTCATAACAAAGTTTTGTGTTCTTTCTAATAAAGTGAAACTAAAGGTGTCAAGAAACCTATGCACCTATGCAGAGTTATGGTACTGCTATCAGAGTATGAGGGAACACACCCATCCCTTCACTATTGACAGTCATGCAAGTTCACGGTTATGTACGTGCTCTACATCTTTATGACGTAAGCTGCTGGATTACTGGTCAGGAAAGGCACCATGTTGTTGCATGCATGTGGAAAGTACTTATCCTTCTCAGGTAGTTAGCAGAAAAGCGCAACAAAACAGCAGAAGTGCAATATGTAACGTAAAGAAAGAATAATTTGACCAAACCACTGTCTGGTATTCCAAATAtagtgaagaagaaaaaaattgtgaccAGCTAATCCACACAGCACTAAAGATAGGAATTTATCGTAAGTAAAATCTGTGTTACAATGCACTGGAGCTCTTACATGGCAAACAAggtaaaacttgtaattttatATAAAAACAAGAAATTGGGCTAATTGTTGGTAACATTTTCCTGAATCTGGGGCGACATGAACAACTAACCTAGACTTGGTTGTGTTTTGTTCCTATGTTCTACATATTGGACAAGTCTGCATTGGCACAGGCTTCAAAATTAAGCATTAAGTTAATCCTCTGTCATGTGGACTTCCTTTTCTTGTTCTGTTACTGCTTAATTTTGAATTCTAATTTTACCTGGTTCTAATGGAAGAGCATTCCATAAATTTGCTTAATCACAAGCTGTTAAGTTAGCTTGTTAATACAGTAAGTGATAGGAAATGATGATCTGGATCATTATAGCATCTGCAAAGGTCACTATAAACAAGCTGTAATGATTCATTTCTACGAAGCGAATGTCTTACGATGATGACAACGATTATTCTTAGGAATATAAAGGCACTTCACAAAGCAGGAGTTCACAAGATATTCTACGGAATACCTATAGGAGCACTTACATACGTTACAGAAATCACTGTATGTTGTTATGCTATTACAATTTCAAACAGTGCCATCACCATGATTGCATGCTTGTGTTTTCCTTGGCTAGTTTTGTGAAAAATTTTGGTTCATATTGTATGGTTTGGGTACTTTTAAGCACTGTCAAGGCATCCTCAGTAACATCTTTCTGTGCTCCATTCTCAGATAGCTCATCCAGCAACCTAGACGAGGAGAGTCATGCAACAAAAATTGCTCTTCATGAGGACACAGATGAAAATAGTAGCACCCATGCTAAAACAGAGTTCTCAGGGGACACCTACTCCGAAGACAATATCAGGGACAGTAGCCTCAGCCACAAGAAAGACACCACAGTGGTCCAACCTTCAAAGGTAGGGATGCTGTTAGGATTCTCAATTATTTTTACAGGTGTGCAAATAGAAGCTCGAGAGCTATAATAGAATTCAGGTAAGGAAGTTGTCTAGTCGGTAATGGTCCATTGAAAAATAACAGCGAAACAGTAAACACGGGGAGGAAAGGAAGAAATAGCTCTGACAGTGAGCTGCATTCAGCTTTATCCTATATTACAAATTCACGCAAAAAGTTTCGTGCCCCATACTAGTGCACAGGAAATGGGGCACTCACACTCAATGGGTACACATTTGGAAGATCCTTCTTAGGCGACATTCCAAGCTCAGCAAGGAAAGACAGTTCTTAACTGTTATGAATGTTATTGTACTGACATATATTTCTACCGCTATGTATCTACCCCTCATGCTACCAATGCTTTACAACAGCTAAACTGTGCAGAGAAGGCTTACTCACCAAATTTGTGAACGCTAGATACTTGCAAAAATTACTGCATTTACAGTGGTTGATGTAACCGCTCGAATTAGTAGGCTGTACTACCCTTGAAATTAGGAATTGTGACAGTGCGGCAATTAAAGCATGGgatgcaaaatgtaactagatAATGGCAGATTTCAGTGACTTGCCAACACGATTTGCAGCTGCATACGTGAAAACTTGAACCAAAAAGTTGTGCAATTTTCTTCCTTTGCATTTTGATTCTTGTGAATAGTAAGTATGGCAGCAGGTAAACGTGTAATTGTGTTTATCAATTTTCCAGATCGAGGCTGTCCGCAATCCAAGTGGCGATTATGTCTGCCCAGTTTGTAATGATGCAACAGATTCACCTCATGCCTTCACACTGCACATTCGGCAGCACAATCCAACCGACCATTCCCACACGTGTCGTCTGTGTGGAAAGACACTCAGCTCTGCTAGCTCCCTAGATCGACATATGTTAGTTCACTCAGGTGAACGTCCATTCAAGTGTATTGTTTGTGGCATGGCCTTTACAACAAATGGCAACATGCACCGTCACATGAGAACTCACGCCAGTCCGGATGACAGCTCTAGCCCAAAGACGACACCCAAGTGCAGGCCTTCTGTTGATGTTGACACACCGCCCCAATCCCCTAAAGAATCTGGCAGTGCTGATGAATATCATGATGCTGAAGATCTCAGCTGTCCAGTCTGTGGCAAGGGTTTCCTTTGCAGATCAGGTTTAGTCACTCATATGGGAACCCATCCCAATGATCCCATACAGTGCAAAAAGTGTTGTGAAGTGGCTGCTAATTACACAGTGTACATAGGACACCGTTGTAATGGCATCTCTGCTAGAAGAAGTGGACAGGGTGCTTCACTAGTTAGAGATGATGCCACTCCTTTGGCTGGGTTTCATGACCTAACGTTTGTTGACTTCTCAATGGGGAAGTTTTCACTGATTGCAAAGTCTCTGTGTGAGAGCAAGGTTCGCCGACCTAGCAGTGCATTCCATGTTTTTGAATGTGAGCTTTGCAAAAGGGCGTTCCCTTGTAGCAGTGCTTTGAGACTGCATGTTTTGTCTCATAGTGGCAACCGAGGAACCTTCTGCCCTAGCTGTAGCTGTGACTTTTCCAGCCCTTCTTTTCTTGAATTGCATCAGCTACGGCATCGCAAGGCTGAGCAGTGTCATGGCGACTACTGGCAGAAGGAACATGATTCTTACTGCAATAAAGAAGATTTCCTTGCCCTTCTTGAGCTACAGACCAACAAGTCAAGCCTTTGTGAAGTGGCTGCTTGGCCATATCTTCGAGAGGAACATTTTGAGAACTATGCATACTTTACAAATGGGCATAATGAGTCAGTAGAGAAGGAATCAGGTAGTCAGGATTTTGCTGATATTCAGTCGATTATTTCAGTCACTTCCAAAGCACCCCTTGCTGCAACATCTCCTGGGCAGAGTAGGGCATCTCCACGACCAGGTTCACCCCTCATAGCAGATTCAGCTTCAGCTAGTCCAGAGATAACAAACAGCAAAGGAGAAGAGAGCTCCCCAAGTGAAGAGAATCAGCAACTCTTCACATGCAAATTGTGTAAAATGTCATTTCGAAGCCTCGGGGTACTCAAGAAGCACGGACAGTTACACACCCATGGGATGACCCCTTATGCCTGCAATGTGTGCTCCTACACCAGCATGGATAAAAGTACATTGGTTCGACATCTTCGTACCCACAATGGAGAGCGTCCGTTCCAGTGTGCAATCTGCAAGTATGCATTCACAACTAAAGCAAACTGTGAGCGTCATGTCCGCAAGCGGCATAAGAAAATGACAAAGGGGGAAATTCGTAATGCAATGCAATACAATCCGCACATGTCTGAACCACCACGAGTGACAGAAACAGCGCCAGCTGAGGTTGGCTGCATGGAAACCATCTGCAAGTACTGCAATGTAGACTTCAAGTTCAATCGTGTATTGCGACACCACCTACGCTCCCTGCACAACAGCTGCAGCCGGAAGCCTTTCTGTTGCAATATCTGTAAGTTAGGCTTCTCCACAAAGAATAACTGCATCAGACATGCTCTCAAACAGCACCCAGAAATGAAGGATAAACTAGCTGAGGTTGTTTCTGCGAAGCCAGTTGCACATAATGAGGTCTCTGATGACTCTTCGAGTAAACAAGAGCAAAGTCATACACATCAAGATCATGAGGTGCTATCCGAGCCATCATCCCCACTATCTCATGCTACAGAAACGCCTAATTCTCCGGAAGATATGGAAATTCTGGAGGAAGAGTGCATTAACTTGTCCAACTCTATGAATGGCTCATCTTCACAGGATTCAGAGCCACTCAACTTGACTACCAGATCATTGAAAGGACCTTCTTATGACAGTTCTGACACATCCGGTACAGATGAACGGGTGACTGCTGCCAAGAGTCTGGTTTCTTTGTCTGAGCTTCCTCCACCTCAGGAAGAACCACTTGACTTGGCTGTGCATGCATTGGACCTAAGCAGAAAGTCTTTTAGTAACTCAGGTAGTCCCAGGAGCTCACTATGTGGTAGTCCAAACAGCAATTGTGTGCTTTGTCCATGCCCTGGAAGTAGCCACTTGTCTCCCAGAACACCTCCACTGGGTCGTCCTCCTGTTGATGGAGCACATTCACCTCGAACCATAGATATCACAGAATCATCACCCAATAAAGTGCAAGATGatgtgtacaaaatgacatttCGAATGGTAAATGAAAAACTCTCTCCAAAGAATCAAAGGTCCTTCAGTTGCATGTATTGCTCTGCAGGCTTTACCCTTAAATCTAATATGGAGAGGCACATTAAGCGTAAACACCCAGAATTTGCTAGGCCTACCCGCAGCCGTAATTTCATTCCAACCCTCAGCACTCCGGGTGTCTCAAAGCCTTTCTCTTCCGCGTTGTCTGACGAAACTAGGACTGCGCTTAGAGTGGTGCTCAACAGCAAAGTAAACAAGACAACCGATGCAGCTGAGAGCACCTCCATAATTATCCCTCAAGATAATAAGGATGAGTGCAAAGAAATACAGGATCTGTCAGGAAGAAGCTCCGAAGACACGAGCGACGCCACCGAAAGCTCCGCTGACCTTGCGAGCGTTTCTGCACTCATAAGCACAGCAAATTCCCAAGGTTTCCAGAAGTACCTTCTGAGTGAGAAGCCACCTGCTGAAGGTGATGAACAAGCAGAGGCAACTGAAGCCAACAAGATTGAGAATTCGGTACCTACTGGAGAGTCCAAAGAGAAGAAACGTAGCTCATACGCTGATTCACCCAACAGTGTGTCATGCCCCTTCTGTTCGAGGAAGTTCCCTTGGACGAGCTCACTGAGACGTCACATCCTGACACACACAGGACAGAAACCgtacaagtgtgagcgatgtCCAATTTGGTTCACTACCAAATCGAACTGTGAACGACACTATGCTCGAAAACACGGCCAAGGTGAGGATCCTACGGCCCGCTCCGTTCCTGATAGACCCTTTAAATGCAACATGTGTCCAAGCAGTACATTCTCAACCAGAGGGAACCTTCGCAAGCATTACTACCTGAAGCACTGGCCCAATCGAAGACTCGGTGAGGGAACAGAATTCTCTCCAGAACAACTTAGTAGTGACTCAGCTGAAGCTATGGAGGAGGGAACTGAGGAAAGCTTTGGAAGCACAGAGTGCTCCTACATAATGCAGTTTTACTGCCCTTGCTGTAGTAGGATGTTTGCAACTGTTAAACAGCTAGAAGATCACATTGGAGAAATGGTTCCAGTCCCATACCAGTGCCACCTTTGTTCTGTCAAGTATTCCAAGAGGGGAGATTGTTTAGAGCATTTGAGAAAACATCACGGTAGTGAGAACGAATTTCTGGCAGCCTGCGGCCTTGTGGAACATGACACAGATGTGGCTATTGCTCATGGTGTGGGAAATGATGGCTCATGtactgaagaagaagaacctgCTGAAACACTTCAGATGTTAAACTATGCAAAGAGGAATGCTACCTGTCCTGTCTGCTTAAGAAGGTTTCCTTCTATAGAAGAGCTTAAAAGTCACTTCACACTGGTACACGTTGAAGGAAAACCAAATGATGTCTGTAATGATGCTGCTGAAGACCAGATGGAGGTTGGAGATGGGCAGCTTCCGGGCAAATCAGATGAGGACATTCAGTGCGACCAACCACTTCAATCAAAAACATCAACAGTGGCAATTCATGAACAGAGTGATATCTCCCCTAGCAACTGTGCAAACCTTGAGAAGAAGCAATCTAGTTGTGAAAATGGTGATCTCATCCAGAATCTTCTTGGAATCAGGGACTCAAAGATGATAGATGAAATGCTCGACTCAGCTGATTCAGCTGCTCGATTGCTGGGAGTAAAACAGGTCTGATCCTCTTAGCAGCATCTTGTGCTAGTAAAGTGGTGTAAAATTAGATGAAATTGCTTATTGTACAGCCGCAGTAGATATTTTGTCTGGTTCTATATGATCAAGCAGGTTGTACAGAATTCAATGAGtcatttttccttttatttgaTGCTCAAACTCGATTCACAAATGTTGCAAGTTCCTCAGTTTGTTTCTGTGCTGTACAAATGGTGGCTTCAAATTAAGTGCCCACATGAGTTGTATGAAATGGTGTTGTTATAATGTGTGAGCATATAGATATGCAATTCCTTTGTGAGCTGTTCTTGTATGTTTGCATTCTTAAGTTTTAATTCTTGAGTTTGTTGATGACAGTGGTGATTAGCTAAGCAATTGATCTTTTTTTCAGTGCTGTGCATCTGAATAGTGTGCTCGGCATTGTGGCAAACAGCATCATTTGATAGAGCAGTATGGTTGGCCTGCTGTGACTTATTTCATATTTGAGGAGAGCCACAACTGCAAAAGATTTCTTTTATGTACAGTAGACTTTCAAAAAGAATCTTTATATTGAGTATAAGGGTGCTGCCTATATACTGCTAAATGTGGcacattttatttttgcaaGCCTTAAAATGCAGATATGGACCAAACGAAAATCATATCCAGAGAGTGGGACCACCATTGCTGTTGTCTTGGTACCTTTGTGTGTGCATTGATCATAAAGGGTGCATATCAGATACATTCCTCGTCTACATGACAGGTGCAACATTTAAACTGTCATTACCAGTAAGAAGTTGCTGGTACTGTTAAAAGTGCTTTCTCATGTTGGCCTTAGATTACCCCTGTGTGTTGCCTTGTAGTTTGTATGTGTGTACTGTAGATTATAAGAACCCAGGCAGATTTATGGCCAGAAAATTCATATATTTTTTATCGCTCTACATATACATCAGCATTGATGTAGGTATGCACGCTTCATGCTGTAGAAATGTGCCATGTACTGCATCGTAAGTTATTGCTATGCAAAATTTTCACTGTTCTCAGTGCCTTTTGTGGTAGGTGCAGGCAGGCtggttaattaattaattgagtTCAATTTGCAATGTCAGTGCCTTCACACTTTAATTGCAGCTGTAAGTGCACATGCTTCTCCTGCTATTTGCGAGCATGTTCAGGGATTCCAGCTTTCAGTACATAAAATGTTCATGCCTTAATTCCATGCAACCGTCCACTTGAATCTACCTTGCCATTCTGGAACGCAATCCATATTAGGACATCAAAAAAGTTCCATTACGGAGACAAATGATACCTAAGCAATATAGTATAGTCGT includes these proteins:
- the LOC135377922 gene encoding ras-responsive element-binding protein 1-like; the encoded protein is MNGEEKRETHPEKLEDDKVPITEDSSSSNLDEESHATKIALHEDTDENSSTHAKTEFSGDTYSEDNIRDSSLSHKKDTTVVQPSKIEAVRNPSGDYVCPVCNDATDSPHAFTLHIRQHNPTDHSHTCRLCGKTLSSASSLDRHMLVHSGERPFKCIVCGMAFTTNGNMHRHMRTHASPDDSSSPKTTPKCRPSVDVDTPPQSPKESGSADEYHDAEDLSCPVCGKGFLCRSGLVTHMGTHPNDPIQCKKCCEVAANYTVYIGHRCNGISARRSGQGASLVRDDATPLAGFHDLTFVDFSMGKFSLIAKSLCESKVRRPSSAFHVFECELCKRAFPCSSALRLHVLSHSGNRGTFCPSCSCDFSSPSFLELHQLRHRKAEQCHGDYWQKEHDSYCNKEDFLALLELQTNKSSLCEVAAWPYLREEHFENYAYFTNGHNESVEKESGSQDFADIQSIISVTSKAPLAATSPGQSRASPRPGSPLIADSASASPEITNSKGEESSPSEENQQLFTCKLCKMSFRSLGVLKKHGQLHTHGMTPYACNVCSYTSMDKSTLVRHLRTHNGERPFQCAICKYAFTTKANCERHVRKRHKKMTKGEIRNAMQYNPHMSEPPRVTETAPAEVGCMETICKYCNVDFKFNRVLRHHLRSLHNSCSRKPFCCNICKLGFSTKNNCIRHALKQHPEMKDKLAEVVSAKPVAHNEVSDDSSSKQEQSHTHQDHEVLSEPSSPLSHATETPNSPEDMEILEEECINLSNSMNGSSSQDSEPLNLTTRSLKGPSYDSSDTSGTDERVTAAKSLVSLSELPPPQEEPLDLAVHALDLSRKSFSNSGSPRSSLCGSPNSNCVLCPCPGSSHLSPRTPPLGRPPVDGAHSPRTIDITESSPNKVQDDVYKMTFRMVNEKLSPKNQRSFSCMYCSAGFTLKSNMERHIKRKHPEFARPTRSRNFIPTLSTPGVSKPFSSALSDETRTALRVVLNSKVNKTTDAAESTSIIIPQDNKDECKEIQDLSGRSSEDTSDATESSADLASVSALISTANSQGFQKYLLSEKPPAEGDEQAEATEANKIENSVPTGESKEKKRSSYADSPNSVSCPFCSRKFPWTSSLRRHILTHTGQKPYKCERCPIWFTTKSNCERHYARKHGQGEDPTARSVPDRPFKCNMCPSSTFSTRGNLRKHYYLKHWPNRRLGEGTEFSPEQLSSDSAEAMEEGTEESFGSTECSYIMQFYCPCCSRMFATVKQLEDHIGEMVPVPYQCHLCSVKYSKRGDCLEHLRKHHGSENEFLAACGLVEHDTDVAIAHGVGNDGSCTEEEEPAETLQMLNYAKRNATCPVCLRRFPSIEELKSHFTLVHVEGKPNDVCNDAAEDQMEVGDGQLPGKSDEDIQCDQPLQSKTSTVAIHEQSDISPSNCANLEKKQSSCENGDLIQNLLGIRDSKMIDEMLDSADSAARLLGVKQV